One segment of Triticum aestivum cultivar Chinese Spring chromosome 2A, IWGSC CS RefSeq v2.1, whole genome shotgun sequence DNA contains the following:
- the LOC123184821 gene encoding quinone-oxidoreductase QR2 has translation MATKIYIVYYSTWGHVATLAEEIKKGADSVPDVEVTVWRVPETLPEEVLGKMHAAPGREDHPVITARQLAEADGVLFGFPTRFGMMAAQMKAFFDSTGGLWQEGSLAGKPVGVFFATGTQGGGQETTALTAVTQLTHHGMIFVPVGYTHGAGMFAMDEVKGGSPYGAGTFAGADGSRTPTDAELALGAHQGKYFAGIAKKLKAV, from the exons ATGGCGACCAAGATCTACATCGT GTACTACTCGACATGGGGGCACGTCGCCACGCTCGCGGAGGAGATCAAGAAAGGCGCCGACTCCGTCCCTGACGTCGAGGTCACCGTCTGGCGGGTGCCGGAGACGCTGCCGGAGGAGGTGCTGGGGAAGATGCACGCGGCGCCGGGGCGCGAGGACCACCCCGTCATAACGGCGCGGCAGCTGGCCGAGGCCGACGGCGTGCTGTTCGGCTTCCCGACGCGGTTCGGCATGATGGCGGCGCAGATGAAGGCCTTCTTCGACTCCACCGGCGGCCTCTGGCAGGAGGGGTCCCTCGCCGGCAAGCCCGTGGGCGTCTTCTTCGCCACGGGCACGCAGGGCGGCGGCCAGGAGACCACGGCCCTCACGGCCGTGACGCAGCTGACGCACCACGGAATGATCTTCGTGCCCGTCGGCTACACGCACGGCGCCGGCATGTTCGCCATGGACGAGGTCAAGGGCGGCAGCCCGTACGGAGCCGGCACCTTCGCCGGCGCTGATGGCAGCAGGACGCCCACCGATGCCGAGCTCGCCTTGGGGGCGCACCAGGGGAAGTACTTCGCTGGCAtcgccaagaagctgaaggccgTCTGA